The Thiogranum longum genome includes a region encoding these proteins:
- the atpG gene encoding F0F1 ATP synthase subunit gamma has protein sequence MAGAKEIRTQIKSIQNTQKITKAMEMVAASKMRKAQDRMRASRPYAEKMRNVVAHMGRAHPEYKHPFLVERDVKRVGLIIISSDRGLCGGLNINLFKKAVRSMTEWKGQSLDIDLAVIGGKAMGFFKRLGGNVVSENSQLGDSPGIETLIGSVKVMLDAFDEGKIDRLYLANNQFVNTMTQSPQVEQLLPVVGDENDEALKHHWDYIYEPDARNVMDQLLMRYVESLVYQGVVENIACEMAARMVAMKAASDNAGELIDGLQLVYNKARQAAITQELSEIVAGAAAV, from the coding sequence ATGGCTGGCGCGAAAGAAATACGCACCCAGATCAAGAGCATCCAGAATACGCAGAAGATCACCAAGGCCATGGAAATGGTTGCGGCGAGCAAAATGCGCAAGGCTCAGGACCGCATGCGCGCATCCCGTCCCTATGCAGAAAAAATGCGTAACGTGGTTGCGCATATGGGCAGGGCACATCCGGAATACAAGCACCCTTTTCTCGTTGAGCGTGATGTGAAGCGGGTAGGCCTGATTATTATTTCGTCTGATCGCGGGCTGTGTGGTGGCCTGAACATCAACCTGTTCAAGAAAGCTGTGCGTTCCATGACTGAATGGAAAGGCCAGAGCCTTGATATAGACCTTGCGGTTATCGGCGGCAAGGCGATGGGTTTCTTCAAGCGCCTTGGCGGTAACGTGGTTTCCGAAAACTCGCAACTGGGTGATTCACCGGGAATCGAAACACTCATTGGTTCAGTCAAGGTGATGCTGGATGCCTTTGATGAAGGCAAGATCGACCGCCTGTATCTGGCCAACAACCAGTTTGTGAATACCATGACCCAGTCACCCCAGGTCGAGCAGTTGTTGCCGGTTGTCGGGGATGAGAATGATGAAGCACTGAAGCATCACTGGGACTACATCTACGAGCCTGATGCACGCAATGTCATGGATCAGTTGTTGATGCGTTACGTTGAGTCACTGGTCTACCAGGGCGTGGTGGAAAACATCGCCTGCGAAATGGCCGCGCGCATGGTCGCCATGAAGGCGGCATCCGACAATGCCGGCGAACTGATCGACGGACTGCAGCTGGTCTACAACAAGGCCCGTCAGGCAGCTATTACCCAGGAGCTGTCGGAAATCGTGGCGGGCGCTGCGGCCGTATAG
- a CDS encoding FKBP-type peptidyl-prolyl cis-trans isomerase, giving the protein MTDAVVGNNKMVSITYSIVSENGEILEQSDSPVLYAHGGVNQMFPEVEAALEGRAVGDTIEVVLPPGKAFGERDPDLTFTDDLDNVPPEFRHIGAEVQMQNDRGETRPFIVSGIEHGKLTVDGNHPFAGKTLTYSVIINGIRDATEEEMKKGASSPVLH; this is encoded by the coding sequence ATGACTGACGCAGTGGTTGGCAACAACAAGATGGTTTCGATCACCTACTCTATCGTGAGCGAGAACGGTGAGATTCTTGAACAGTCGGATAGCCCGGTGCTTTACGCCCATGGCGGCGTGAACCAGATGTTTCCGGAAGTCGAGGCGGCCTTAGAGGGCCGTGCTGTTGGTGATACCATCGAAGTCGTGTTACCGCCGGGAAAGGCATTCGGTGAGCGTGATCCAGACCTTACCTTCACGGATGACCTGGATAATGTTCCGCCAGAATTTCGCCATATCGGGGCGGAAGTACAGATGCAGAACGATCGTGGTGAAACACGGCCCTTCATTGTCTCGGGAATTGAACACGGCAAGCTGACGGTGGACGGCAATCATCCGTTTGCCGGTAAAACACTGACCTATTCCGTTATTATTAATGGCATCCGTGACGCCACCGAAGAAGAAATGAAAAAGGGCGCCTCGTCTCCGGTCCTGCACTGA
- the glmU gene encoding bifunctional UDP-N-acetylglucosamine diphosphorylase/glucosamine-1-phosphate N-acetyltransferase GlmU encodes MSLSIIILAAGQGTRMRSVLPKVLHPLGGMPLLQHVIRTAHKLNPGLVTVVYGHGGEHVKEALAHEPVEWVLQERQLGTGHAVDQAMSSVKDEDTVLVLYGDVPLIQADTLAQLVEKAGTGHLAVLTAKLCNPQGYGRMLRNEQGQLVGIVEQKDANESQLVIDEINSGFLAAPAVQLRSWLQRLDNTNAQGEYYLTDVLAMAAGEGVVVESTCATHEYEILGVNDRVQLAQLERIWQQQQAEVLMRSGVTLLDPARLDVRGEVDAGQDCLIDVNVVLGGKVTLGKNVCIGPGCVIKNSTIGDDVEIFAHCVIEDGVIGNACRIGPFARIRPETKLEEQVHVGNFVEIKKSTVAKGSKINHLSYIGDTRMGSGVNVGAGTITCNYDGANKHLTEIGNNVFIGSDTQLVAPVKVGDGATIGAGATITRDVPDNELTLSRCKQQTIAGWKRPVKSKP; translated from the coding sequence ATGAGTCTCAGTATTATCATTCTTGCCGCAGGTCAGGGTACGCGTATGCGTTCCGTGTTGCCCAAGGTATTGCACCCGCTTGGCGGTATGCCGCTGCTACAGCACGTAATTCGTACTGCACATAAATTGAACCCTGGTCTTGTCACTGTTGTTTATGGGCATGGTGGCGAGCACGTAAAGGAAGCGCTTGCACACGAACCGGTAGAATGGGTGCTGCAGGAGCGGCAACTGGGTACAGGGCACGCAGTCGATCAGGCCATGTCTTCGGTGAAGGACGAAGATACCGTGCTGGTGTTGTACGGTGATGTACCCCTGATACAGGCAGATACGCTGGCCCAACTGGTTGAAAAAGCCGGCACAGGCCACCTCGCGGTGTTAACGGCCAAATTGTGCAACCCGCAAGGTTATGGTCGCATGCTGCGCAATGAACAGGGCCAGCTGGTGGGCATTGTCGAGCAGAAGGATGCCAATGAATCCCAGTTGGTAATAGATGAAATCAACAGTGGATTTCTTGCCGCTCCAGCGGTTCAGTTACGCAGCTGGTTGCAGCGACTGGATAACACTAATGCACAGGGTGAATACTACCTGACAGATGTCCTGGCCATGGCGGCTGGTGAGGGTGTTGTGGTTGAAAGTACCTGTGCCACGCATGAATATGAAATTCTGGGCGTGAACGACCGGGTACAACTGGCTCAGCTGGAGCGTATCTGGCAACAACAACAGGCCGAGGTCCTGATGCGCAGTGGCGTTACCTTGCTGGATCCTGCGCGCCTTGATGTGCGTGGCGAGGTCGATGCGGGACAGGATTGCCTTATTGATGTCAATGTTGTTCTGGGAGGCAAGGTCACACTTGGCAAGAACGTCTGTATTGGTCCGGGTTGTGTCATTAAAAATTCGACTATCGGTGATGACGTTGAAATTTTTGCACATTGTGTCATCGAAGACGGGGTCATCGGTAACGCCTGTCGAATTGGACCTTTCGCGCGGATACGTCCGGAGACAAAGCTGGAAGAGCAGGTCCACGTCGGTAACTTTGTCGAGATCAAGAAATCCACCGTGGCAAAGGGTTCGAAGATCAATCATCTCAGTTACATCGGCGATACCCGTATGGGCAGTGGCGTAAATGTCGGTGCAGGCACGATTACCTGTAACTACGATGGCGCCAACAAGCATCTGACAGAAATCGGTAATAATGTATTTATAGGATCAGACACCCAACTGGTTGCCCCGGTCAAGGTTGGTGATGGCGCTACTATCGGTGCGGGCGCGACCATTACCCGCGATGTGCCTGACAATGAGCTGACGCTGAGTCGCTGCAAGCAACAGACTATTGCCGGCTGGAAGCGGCCGGTCAAAAGCAAGCCATGA
- a CDS encoding F0F1 ATP synthase subunit epsilon yields MSMTLHVDIVSAEEEIFSGTANMVFAPAEMGEVGIAPRHTPLLTRLKPGEVRVQVEGEEEQFFYVSGGMLEIQPHIVTVLADTAARAKDLDEAAALKAKERAEKAMKDKQSDFDYAKAQAELAEAVAQLRTIQHLRKKSGG; encoded by the coding sequence ATGTCTATGACACTACATGTCGACATTGTCAGCGCCGAGGAGGAAATCTTCTCCGGTACGGCCAATATGGTGTTCGCGCCGGCCGAGATGGGTGAGGTGGGTATTGCGCCTCGCCACACCCCGTTGCTGACGCGTCTGAAACCCGGCGAAGTACGAGTCCAGGTCGAGGGCGAGGAAGAACAGTTTTTCTATGTCTCCGGTGGCATGCTGGAAATCCAGCCGCACATTGTCACTGTGCTGGCGGATACTGCTGCACGTGCAAAGGATCTCGATGAGGCCGCTGCACTGAAAGCCAAGGAACGTGCCGAAAAGGCGATGAAAGACAAACAGAGCGATTTCGACTACGCAAAAGCCCAGGCCGAGCTGGCCGAAGCAGTTGCCCAGCTGCGTACCATCCAGCATTTACGAAAGAAATCGGGTGGTTGA
- the atpD gene encoding F0F1 ATP synthase subunit beta — MSSGNIVEVIGAVVDVEFPRDSVPKVYDALKVDSAGLTLEVQGQLGDGVVRTIAMGTTDGIKRGIEVTNTGAPISVPVGQGTLGRVMDVLGNPIDEAGPLNTDKLMPIHRSPPNYEDQAASVDILETGIKVIDLIMPIAKGGKIGLFGGAGVGKTVTLMELIRNIAVEHSGFSVFAGVGERTREGNDFYYEMQEGGVLDKVALVYGQMNEPPGNRLRVALTGLTIAENFRDEGRDVLMFIDNIYRYTLAGTEVSALLGRMPSAVGYQPTLAEEMGVLQERITSTKTGSITSFQAVYVPADDLTDPSPATTFAHLDATLVLSRQVAELGIYPAVDPLDSTSRQLDPLVVGNEHYDVARSVQGTLQRYKELRDIIAILGMDELSEEDKLDVSRARKIQRFLSQPFFVAETFTGAPGKYVSLKDTIAAFKGIVNGDYDDLPEQAFYMVGTIDEAVEKARSL; from the coding sequence ATGAGTTCCGGAAATATTGTTGAAGTTATCGGTGCAGTGGTTGACGTGGAATTTCCGCGTGATTCCGTGCCCAAAGTTTACGACGCACTCAAGGTTGATTCGGCCGGGCTGACGCTGGAGGTTCAGGGTCAGCTGGGTGATGGTGTGGTTCGCACTATCGCCATGGGTACGACCGACGGCATCAAGCGTGGCATAGAGGTTACCAATACCGGCGCACCGATTTCGGTACCGGTTGGCCAGGGCACACTGGGTCGCGTCATGGATGTGCTCGGCAACCCGATCGATGAAGCGGGTCCGTTGAATACTGACAAGTTGATGCCGATCCACCGTAGCCCGCCGAATTATGAAGACCAGGCAGCCAGTGTCGACATCCTGGAAACCGGTATCAAGGTTATTGACTTGATCATGCCGATTGCCAAGGGTGGCAAGATCGGCCTGTTCGGCGGTGCCGGCGTGGGCAAGACGGTTACCCTGATGGAGCTGATTCGTAACATTGCGGTCGAGCACTCGGGTTTCTCGGTATTTGCCGGCGTGGGCGAACGTACCCGTGAAGGTAACGACTTCTACTACGAAATGCAGGAAGGCGGCGTGCTCGACAAGGTGGCGCTGGTTTATGGCCAGATGAACGAGCCACCGGGTAACCGCCTGCGTGTGGCGCTGACGGGACTCACTATTGCGGAGAATTTCCGTGACGAGGGTCGTGACGTGCTGATGTTCATCGACAATATCTACCGTTATACCCTGGCCGGAACCGAGGTGTCTGCACTGCTCGGCCGTATGCCGTCCGCGGTAGGTTACCAGCCGACGCTGGCCGAGGAAATGGGTGTATTGCAGGAACGTATTACTTCGACCAAGACCGGTTCCATCACCTCCTTCCAGGCGGTGTACGTGCCGGCGGATGATTTGACCGATCCGTCCCCTGCCACCACCTTTGCTCATCTTGACGCCACACTGGTGTTGTCGCGTCAGGTTGCCGAGCTGGGCATCTACCCGGCGGTGGATCCGCTCGATTCCACGTCCCGTCAGTTGGATCCGCTGGTGGTGGGTAACGAACATTATGATGTTGCCCGTTCTGTGCAGGGTACACTGCAACGCTACAAGGAATTGCGCGACATCATCGCGATCCTCGGTATGGACGAACTGTCGGAAGAAGACAAGCTGGACGTCTCCCGCGCACGCAAAATCCAGCGCTTCCTGTCGCAACCGTTCTTCGTGGCGGAAACTTTCACGGGTGCGCCGGGCAAGTATGTTTCCCTGAAGGACACCATTGCGGCATTCAAGGGTATCGTCAACGGCGATTACGACGATCTGCCGGAGCAGGCTTTCTACATGGTCGGCACTATCGACGAAGCTGTGGAAAAAGCCAGGTCGCTGTAG
- the atpA gene encoding F0F1 ATP synthase subunit alpha, which yields MQLNPSEISDLIKKRIEGFEATSEARSEGTIVSLTDGICRIHGLADVMQGEMIDFGNNLFGMALNLERDSVGAVILGDYKSVSEGDKVKCTGRILEVPVGTALLGRVVDSLGMAIDGKGPIESEISSPIEKIAPGVIERKSVDQPVQTGLKAIDAMVPVGRGQRELIIGDRQTGKTAVAIDAIINQKGTGVTCIYVAIGQKNSSVASVVRKLEEHGAMAHTIVVSAGASDSAAMQYIAPYAGCAMGEYFRDRGEDALIIYDDLTKQAWAYRQVSLLLRRPPGREAYPGDVFYLHSRLLERAARVNADYVEKMTNGEVKGKTGSLTALPIIETQAGDVSAFVPTNVISITDGQIFLESDLFNAGIRPAINAGLSVSRVGGAAQTNIIKKLGGGVRLALAQYRELAAFAQFASDLDETTRKQLERGQRVTELMKQAQYAPLSIAEMALSLFAANEGYLDDVDVKKIVAFEAALLAHFKSSFGADMEAINANPDYNDEVAAKLRGIIEDFVANGAY from the coding sequence ATGCAACTGAATCCATCCGAAATTAGTGATCTGATCAAAAAGCGTATCGAGGGTTTTGAAGCCACCTCCGAAGCGCGCAGTGAAGGCACCATCGTCAGTCTGACTGACGGTATCTGCCGAATTCACGGTCTTGCCGATGTCATGCAGGGCGAGATGATCGATTTTGGCAATAACCTGTTCGGCATGGCGCTGAACCTCGAACGCGACTCGGTCGGTGCCGTTATCCTCGGCGATTACAAGTCAGTGTCCGAAGGTGACAAGGTCAAGTGCACCGGGCGTATCCTGGAAGTTCCGGTTGGTACGGCCTTGCTGGGGCGCGTTGTCGACTCACTGGGTATGGCCATCGACGGCAAAGGGCCGATTGAGTCCGAAATTTCATCGCCGATCGAGAAGATTGCCCCGGGTGTTATCGAGCGTAAATCGGTTGATCAACCGGTGCAGACCGGTCTCAAGGCCATCGACGCCATGGTGCCGGTTGGCCGTGGCCAGCGCGAGCTGATCATCGGTGACCGTCAGACCGGCAAGACCGCTGTCGCCATTGACGCCATTATCAACCAGAAGGGCACCGGCGTTACATGTATCTACGTCGCCATCGGCCAGAAGAACTCTTCCGTTGCCTCGGTAGTACGCAAGCTCGAAGAGCACGGCGCCATGGCTCACACCATTGTCGTGTCGGCTGGCGCATCCGATTCGGCCGCCATGCAGTACATCGCACCGTACGCCGGTTGCGCCATGGGCGAGTACTTCCGTGATCGCGGCGAAGATGCGCTGATCATCTATGATGATCTGACCAAGCAGGCGTGGGCCTATCGTCAGGTTTCCCTGTTGCTGCGTCGTCCGCCAGGCCGTGAAGCCTACCCGGGTGACGTGTTCTACCTGCACTCCCGTTTGCTGGAGCGTGCCGCGCGCGTGAATGCAGACTATGTGGAAAAGATGACCAACGGTGAAGTGAAAGGCAAGACCGGTTCACTGACCGCATTGCCGATCATTGAAACTCAGGCAGGTGACGTGTCGGCCTTCGTTCCGACCAACGTTATTTCCATTACAGATGGCCAGATCTTCCTCGAGTCCGACCTGTTCAACGCCGGTATTCGACCTGCCATCAACGCCGGTCTGTCCGTGTCGCGAGTCGGTGGTGCAGCACAGACCAACATCATCAAGAAACTCGGTGGTGGTGTTCGACTGGCGCTGGCGCAGTACCGTGAACTGGCCGCCTTTGCACAGTTTGCTTCCGACCTCGACGAAACGACACGTAAACAGCTGGAACGTGGCCAGCGTGTGACCGAACTGATGAAGCAGGCCCAGTATGCCCCGCTGTCTATTGCGGAAATGGCGTTGTCGCTGTTCGCGGCCAACGAAGGTTACCTGGACGATGTTGATGTGAAGAAGATCGTGGCCTTTGAAGCGGCCTTGCTCGCACACTTCAAGTCCAGCTTCGGTGCCGATATGGAAGCAATCAATGCCAACCCGGACTACAACGATGAGGTGGCGGCCAAACTGCGCGGCATCATCGAAGACTTTGTCGCCAACGGCGCCTACTAA